Proteins from one Fragaria vesca subsp. vesca linkage group LG6, FraVesHawaii_1.0, whole genome shotgun sequence genomic window:
- the LOC101298234 gene encoding transcription antitermination protein NusG-like → MTQGLLQWSPCHHSLSLLPISIPTSKHTHLPLSISASLESSTQQQPQLSARERRQLRNERRERKAGTSWKEKVEEKLLEKPTQKFAHWKEELNINNLAREGPQWWIVRVSRIKGQETAQLIARLLARNYPHMDFKVYAPSIPERRKLKNGTYSVKAKPLFPGCVFLRCVLDKEIHDFVTELDGVGGFIGAKVGNTKRQINRPRPVSEFDMEAIFAKAKEEQEKSDLAFQQEQQLSSELKSSDAAKSAGDAKPKRRSGKASDPLINGSSTAKDKKLVLGSKVRVLSGTFAEYEGSLKKLNRRTKKATVAFMLFGKESLVDLDVSEIVSETL, encoded by the exons ATGACCCAAGGACTTCTCCAATGGAGTCCTTGCCACCACTCCCTCTCCCTCCTCCCCATCTCCATCCCCACATCCAAACACACCCACCTCCCTCTCTCCATCTCCGCATCTCTAGAATCCTCCACCCAACAACAACCACAGCTGTCCGCCAGAGAGAGAAGGCAGCTCAGAAACGAGAGGCGAGAGAGAAAAGCAGGCACCAGCTGGAAAGAAAAGGTCGAGGAGAAGCTTCTGGAAAAGCCCACCCAGAAATTCGCGCACTGGAAAGAAGAGCTCAACATTAACAACCTCGCTCGCGAGGGCCCACAGTGGTGGATCGTCCGAGTTTCTAGGATTAAGGGACAGGAGACAGCTCAGTTAATTGCTCGGTTGCTCGCTAGGAACTACCCTCATATGGATTTCAAG GTATATGCGCCGTCGATACCGGAGAGGAGGAAATTGAAGAATGGTACATACTCGGTTAAAGCAAAGCCACTGTTTCCGGGATGTGTCTTTTTGAGGTGTGTGTTGGACAAGGAGATACATGATTTCGTGACGGAGTTGGATGGAGTTGGAGGCTTTATTGGTGCCAAGGTTGGAAATAC GAAGAGACAGATTAACAGACCCAGGCCAGTGTCTGAATTTGACATGGAAGCTATCTTCGCAAAGGCAAAGGAAGAACAAGAAAAATCTGACCTAGCTTTTCAACAAGAGCAGCAACTCAGCTCTGAGCTGAAATCTAGTGATGCTGCAAAATCTGCTGGAGATGCTAAACCCAAAAGGAGATCCGGAAAAGCTTCTGATCCTCTGATAAATGGTTCATCTACGGCAAAGGATAAAAAACTCGTTCTAGGTTCTAAAGTTCGAGTTCTATCTGGGACTTTTGCTGAATATGAAGGCAGCCTGAAGAAGCTGAATCGCAGAACCAAAAAG GCGACCGTGGCATTTATGCTCTTTGGGAAAGAAAGCTTAGTAGATTTAGATGTCAGTGAAATTGTTTCAGAGACCTTGTAA
- the LOC101299605 gene encoding uncharacterized protein LOC101299605, translating to MTKPKAKKPENLGKGTVTPVQIAFLVDQYLSDNSYSESRSVFRTEASTLFSKSPIREAPKSLLSLSEILNEYIELKEQKVLLDHEKARVEQEKTRLETLLNGLQNSMNIYNAGGNPQINKANDAVVPKQMLMAPHPWMISGSSFSKAFSMHQTAVVHPVVTPTNTNMGPAYLYSPIISNPPATKRKGFIVGANPPPAAKRSRSKASASKIPKKGEATLKASGGSPNNQGSAPPTSAVQSSLQNCAPSGSLVQGSTVAKCLFTQPSSSNTTVTTNSSVPQTPPRAISSQSDKSVSPVENSSISANSDNNSPPEISANCCTIFSSKRVTLTPSKACYTVETNHCISSSPAKTNSRMSSRREHVKGRLNFDSSDVPMGLDKPVTDEISADKPIIEDISTHKPTGDEVSTSDSEKEADIFDMDMPNFEALGVDFNFTEMLGELDLDYGELGFTCQPSSSAFMGNVSGSSHMDGNEGANQVMSEFSSTVTELISEKGTSAQGPDSMTTMKSVTKCIRIISPVKKRGSSVDQENCTEIN from the exons ATGACGAAACCGAAAGCCAAGAAGCCCGAGAATCTCGGCAAGGGCACCGTCACTCCCGTTCAGATCGCCTTCCTCGTCGACCAGTACCTCTCCGATAACTCCTACTCCGAGTCCCGCTCCGTCTTCCGCACCGAAGCCTCAACCCTCTTCTCCAAGTCCCCAATCCGCGAG GCGCCGAAGAGCTTGCTGAGTCTGTCGGAGATTTTGAACGAGTACATAGAGTTGAAGGAGCAGAAGGTGTTGCTGGACCATGAGAAGGCGAGGGTGGAGCAGGAGAAGACCAGGCTTGAGACGCTTTTGAATGGGCTGCAGAATTCGATGAACATTTATAATGCCGGTGGAAACCCCCAAATTAATAAAGCTAACGACGCCGTGGTGCCGAAACAGATGCTTATGGCTCCTCATCCTTGGATGATTAGTGGGTCTTCGTTTTCTAAAG CATTTTCTATGCATCAAACAGCAGTTGTTCATCCAGTAGTCACACCTACCAACACCAACATGGGGCCTGCATATCTCTACTCACCGATTATAAGTAACCCGCCTGCAACCAAGAGAAAGGGTTTCATAGTTGGTGCCAATCCCCCTCCTGCTGCTAAGAGGTCTCGCAGCAAAGCATCTGCCAGTAAGATTCCAAAAAAAG GTGAAGCAACACTTAAAGCATCAGGTGGTTCACCTAATAACCAAGGAAGTGCCCCGCCCACTTCAGCTGTTCAATCATCACTACAGAACTGTGCTCCCAGTGGCTCCTTGGTTCAAGGATCCACTGTGGCCAAATGCTTGTTCACCCAGCCTTCATCTTCCAATACCACGGTTACCACCAATTCTTCTGTTCCTCAAACACCTCCACGAGCTATTTCCTCTCAAAGTGATAAATCTGTGTCTCCTGTTGAGAATTCTTCAATTTCTGCCAACAGTGATAACAATTCTCCTCCTGAAATCAGTGCTAATTGCTGCACTATATTTTCCTCCAAGAGAGTGACACTGACCCCTAGCAAAGCTTGCTACACTGTGGAAACAAACCATTGCATTTCTTCCTCACCTGCCAAGACAAACTCAAGGATGTCGAGTAGGAGGGAACATGTAAAAGGGAGACTAAACTTTGATTCTTCTGATGTGCCAATGGGTTTGGACAAACCAGTTACCGATGAGATTTCAGCTGACAAACCAATCATTGAAGATATATCAACTCACAAACCAACTGGGGATGAAGTTTCGACATCTGATTCTGAAAAGGAAGCTGACATTTTTGACATGGATATGCCCAACTTTGAAGCCCTGGGGGTGGATTTCAACTTCACTGAAATGTTAGGTGAACTAGATCTTGATTATGGAGAACTTGGTTTCACTTGTCAACCATCTTCGAGTGCTTTCATGGGAAATGTTTCAGG GTCATCTCATATGGATGGTAATGAGGGGGCCAATCAAGTTATGTCAGAATTTTCATCAACCGTGACAGAATTAATATCAGAGAAGGGCACTAGTGCTCAAG GACCTGATTCTATGACAACAATGAAGTCTGTAACAAAATGCATCAGAATTATAAGCCCAG TGAAAAAGCGAGGAAGCTCTGTGGATCAGGAGAACTGTACTGAGATAAACTGA
- the LOC101298526 gene encoding fructose-1,6-bisphosphatase, chloroplastic-like, translating to MVAAAVTPSSSQLLCSSSRSISQLSPLQQCVFGSKASTATTPNSSKRNRGVGSVGVKCMAVAAETEPKKKTAYQITTLTSWLLEQEQKGTIDAELTIVLSSISLACKQIASLVQRASISNLTGVQGAVNIQGEDQKKLDVVSNEVFSNCLRSSGRTGIIASEEEDVPVAVEESYSGNYIVVFDPLDGSSNIDAAVSTGSIFGIYSPNDECLADIDDENLDSAAQKCIVSVCQPGSNLLAAGYCMYSSSVIFVLTVGKGVYAFSLDPMYGEFVLTQEKVQIPKAGKIYSFNEGNYQLWDDKLKKYIDDLKDPGPSGKPYSARYIGSLVGDFHRTLLYGGIYGYPRDRKSKNGKLRLLYECAPMSFIVEQAGGKGSDGHSRVLDIQPTEIHQRVPLYIGSVDEVEKLEKYLA from the exons ATGGTTGCAGCAGCAGTAACTCCATCTTCATCCCAACTCTTATGTTCAAGCTCCCGCTCCATTTCTCAGCTCTCTCCTCTGCAACAATGCGTCTTCGGCTCCAAAGCAAGCACTGCCACAACCCCAAACAGCAGCAAGAGAAATAGGGGTGTGGGCAGCGTTGGAGTTAAATGCATGGCGGTGGCAGCTGAAACAGAGCCGAAGAAGAAAACTGCGTACCAGATTACAACCCTGACGAGCTGGTTGCTGGAGCAAGAACAGAAGGGTACCATTGATGCAGAGCTGACCATTGTGCTTTCGAGCATTTCGTTGGCGTGTAAGCAGATTGCTTCGTTGGTACAGAGAGCTAGCATTTCTAACTTGACTGGTGTTCAGGGTGCTGTCAACATTCAAGGAGAGGACCAGAAGAAACTCGATGTCGTCTCCAATGAG GTTTTCTCCAACTGCTTGAGATCGAGTGGACGAACAGGGATCATAGCCTCTGAGGAAGAGGATGTGCCGGTGGCTGTGGAAGAGAGCTATTCTGGAAACTACATTGTGGTGTTTGATCCTCTTGATGGATCATCCAACATTGATGCTGCAGTTTCGACTGGTTCAATCTTCGGAATATACAGCCCAAATGACGAATGCCTAGCTGACATTGATGATGAAAAT CTTGACAGTGCTGCACAGAAATGTATAGTGAGTGTGTGTCAGCCAGGAAGCAACCTACTCGCTGCTGGCTACTGTATGTACTCAAGCTCTGTGATATTTGTGCTTACAGTTGGGAAAGGTGTATATGCATTTAGCTTGGACCCCATGTATGGTGAATTCGTTTTGACCCAAGAAAAAGTTCAGATACCAAAAGCAGGAAAGATCTACTCGTTCAATGAGGGAAACTATCAGCTGTGGGATGACAAGTTGAAGAAGTACATTGATGACCTTAAGGACCCAGGTCCGAGTGGCAAGCCCTATTCTGCAAGGTACATTGGTAGTTTGGTTGGGGACTTTCATAGAACGCTTCTCTACGGAGGTATTTATGGGTATCCAAGAGACCGGAAGAGCAAGAATGGAAAGCTGAGGCTACTGTATGAGTGTGCACCGATGAGTTTCATAGTGGAACAAGCTGGGGGGAAAGGATCTGATGGCCATTCCAGAGTACTAGACATTCAGCCAACTGAG ATTCATCAGCGCGTTCCCCTTTACATTGGAAGCGTAGATGAGGTGGAGAAGTTGGAGAAGTATTTAGCTTGA